The Bos taurus isolate L1 Dominette 01449 registration number 42190680 breed Hereford chromosome 18, ARS-UCD2.0, whole genome shotgun sequence genome has a window encoding:
- the CES4A gene encoding carboxylesterase 4A precursor, translated as MNWILCLSLTLLLVVQTAWGALHTKEPLADTKYGTLRGKQIHVGKTPINVFLGVPFSKPPVGAHRFAAPEPPEPWEGIRDATTYAPVCLQESWGQVTSMYFNTHKRYKWLHFSEDCLYLNVHAPVRARGDPLQPVMIWFPGGAFLVGSASTYDGSELAAREKVVVVVLQHRLGILGFLSTGDSQARGNWALLDQIAALRWVQKNIEAFGGDPGCVTLFGQSSGAMCISGLMTSSLARGLFHRAISQSGTAVFQNFITPDPLKVAKKIAQLAGCNHNSTKILVDCLRTLSGAEVMRVSQKMRFFKLHSQEDPQKVVWFMSPVVDGVVFQDNPIVLLTQGQVAPVPYLLGVNNLEFNWLLPFIMKFPMSHLRKETIAKLLWSTSTLLNVTKEQLPLVMEEYLRDVDDHDQKMLQKHVMDLAADATFVYSTLQAAHYHHNAGFPVYLYEFEHYAPGTIVKPRTDGADHGDEIGFIFGSPFSKGHSSNKEKALSLQMMKYWANFARTGNPNGGKLPYWPRYNKDEKYLQLDLTTRVGVMLREEKMAFWKRLHQN; from the exons gTGCCTTGCACACCAAGGAGCCTCTAGCGGATACCAAATATGGGACACTCCGAGGAAAGCAGATACACGTGGGGAAGACGCCCATCAATGTCTTCCTAGGAGTTCCCTTCTCCAAACCTCCTGTGGGTGCCCACAGATTCGCTGCCCCAGAACCCCCAGAGCCCTGGGAAGGAATCAGAGATGCTACCACCTACGCCCCTGT GTGCCTCCAGGAGTCCTGGGGGCAGGTCACTTCCATGTATTTCAACACACACAAACGATATAAATGGCTGCACTTCAGTGAGGACTGTCTGTACCTGAATGTGCACGCGCCAGTGCGAGCGCGCGGGGACCCTCTGCAGCCC GTGATGATCTGGTTCCCAGGAGGCGCCTTCCTCGTGGGTTCCGCTTCCACGTACGATGGCTCCGAATTGGCTGCCCGGGAGAAAGTGGTGGTCGTGGTTCTGCAGCACAGGCTCGGCATCTTGGGCTTCCTCAG CACTGGCGACAGCCAAGCGCGCGGGAACTGGGCCCTGCTGGACCAGATTGCGGCTCTGCGCTGGGTGCAGAAGAACATCGAAGCCTTCGGTGGAGACCCAGGCTGTGTGACTTTGTTCGGCCAGTCATCAGGGGCCATGTGCATCTCGGGACTG atgacatcatccctAGCCCGGGGTCTCTTCCATCGGGCCATTTCCCAGAGTGGCACTGCAGTATTCCAAAACTTCATCACTCCTGATCCACTGAAGGTGGCCAAG AAGATTGCCcagctggcaggctgcaatcACAACAGCACAAAGATTCTGGTAGACTGCCTGAGAACACTATCGGGGGCTGAGGTGATGCGTGTTTCCCAGAAGATG AGATTCTTCAAACTGCACTCCCAGGAAGACCCTCAAAAG GTTGTGTGGTTCATGAGCCCCGTGGTGGACGGTGTAGTGTTCCAAGACAACCCTATTGTGCTTCTGACTCAAGGGCAGGTTGCACCTGTGCCTTACCTTTTGGGTGTCAACAATCTGGAGTTCAACTGGCTCTTGCCTTTT ATCATGAAGTTCCCGATGAGCCATCTAAGGAAAGAAACCATCGCCAAGCTGCTCTGGAGTACCAGCACCCTGTTG AATGTCACCAAGGAGCAGTTACCACTGGTGATGGAGGAGTACCTGCGTGATGTGGATGACCATGACCAGAAGATGCTACAAAAACATGTGATGGACCTAGCAGCGGATGCTACCTTTGTGTACTCCACACTGCAGGCTGCCCACTACCACCACA ATGCTGGCTTCCCTGTCTACCTGTATGAGTTTGAGCACTACGCTCCTGGCACTATCGTAAAACCCCGCACTGATGGGGCAGACCACGGAGATGAGATCGGCTTCATCTTCGGAAGTCCTTTCTCCAAAG GCCATTCCTCAAACAAGGAGAAGGCACTGAGCCTCCAGATGATGAAATACTGGGCCAACTTTGCTCGCACAGG AAACCCCAATGGTGGGAAGCTGCCCTACTGGCCACGCTACAACAAGGATGAGAAGTACCTGCAGCTGGATTTAACCACAAGGGTGGGTGTGATGCTCAGGGAGGAGAAGATGGCCTTTTGGAAGAGGCTGCATCAGAATTAA